One Actinosynnema pretiosum DNA segment encodes these proteins:
- a CDS encoding MarR family winged helix-turn-helix transcriptional regulator yields the protein MADHDLLVRLLQLLTVESDRFAERFGERHRMHRTDLNALLHIMEARWSEQPMTPGRLAEVMRLSASATTSVLDRLESSGHVHRVRSATDRRRVDLAVDQRALELGREFFLPLNEAFTRAWAGFDEAERAVVARFLRASIEATTEVRDSLDEDHG from the coding sequence GTGGCAGATCACGACCTGCTCGTTCGGCTGTTGCAGCTGCTGACGGTCGAGTCGGACCGCTTCGCCGAGCGGTTCGGGGAGCGCCACCGGATGCACCGCACGGACCTGAACGCCCTGCTCCACATCATGGAGGCGCGCTGGTCCGAGCAGCCGATGACGCCGGGACGGCTGGCCGAGGTGATGCGGCTGAGCGCGTCGGCGACCACGTCCGTGCTCGACCGGCTGGAGTCCTCCGGGCACGTGCACCGGGTGCGCAGCGCGACCGACCGGCGGCGGGTGGACCTGGCGGTGGACCAGCGCGCGCTGGAGCTGGGCCGGGAGTTCTTCCTGCCGCTGAACGAGGCGTTCACCCGCGCCTGGGCCGGGTTCGACGAGGCCGAGCGCGCGGTGGTCGCGCGGTTCCTGCGCGCGAGCATCGAGGCCACCACCGAGGTGCGGGACAGCCTGGACGAAGATCACGGTTGA
- a CDS encoding MMPL family transporter — protein sequence MTSRARWLLPALIAVAWLALGGFGGPYAGKLSEVSVNDNTAFLPSSAEATEVATLLKAFETSRQVPAIVIAERDSGLTDADRQYLSGAELPGEASPLIPSQQDDKAAQRIVLLDGAEPAPGVEELREAFASPPEGLTVLVTGPAAQIADLKEAFGGIDGILLLVAAAVVAVILVLVYRSPLLPVIVLLSGVFALGVASLAVYLLADAGAVDLNGQSQGILFILVFGAATDYALLLVSRFREELRDTEDKHAAMRTAWKATIEPIAASAGTVVLGVLCLLFSDLNSNKGLGPVAATGIAAAFLASVTFLPAVLVLFGRAAFWPRRPAHGSPHPETSGLWGKVARLVGAKPRATWVITVLVLLAGVAFVPQLKASGTAQSDVFLTEVDSVAGQEVLSRHFPGGSGSPTVVLARESSADAVLAATTGVDGVSNAQVAGTAQGLVRINATLADPADSEAATATVQRLRDAVHAVDGAEAKVGGPTATQLDTQNTSARDRLVIIPIVLLVVFLVLVLLLRSLVAPLLLMATVVLSFGATMGVSALLFNHVFGFPGADPVVPLFGFVFLVALGIDYNIFLMTRVREETARLGTREGMLKGLTITGGVITSAGVVLAATFSALAVLPILFLAQLAFIVAFGVLLDTLIVRSLLVPALGVDIGRKIWWPSKLARPGRAEEGERELESSAS from the coding sequence GTGACATCGCGCGCACGTTGGCTGCTGCCCGCCCTGATCGCCGTGGCGTGGCTCGCGCTCGGCGGATTCGGCGGCCCCTACGCCGGAAAGCTCAGCGAGGTGTCGGTCAACGACAACACCGCCTTCCTCCCCTCCTCGGCCGAGGCCACCGAGGTCGCCACCCTGCTCAAGGCGTTCGAGACCTCCCGCCAGGTACCCGCCATCGTCATCGCCGAGCGTGACAGCGGCCTCACCGACGCCGACCGCCAGTACCTCAGCGGCGCCGAGCTGCCCGGCGAGGCGTCCCCGCTCATCCCCTCCCAGCAGGACGACAAGGCCGCCCAGCGGATCGTCCTGCTCGACGGCGCCGAGCCCGCGCCCGGCGTGGAGGAGCTGCGCGAGGCGTTCGCGTCCCCGCCGGAGGGGCTGACCGTGCTGGTCACCGGCCCGGCCGCGCAGATCGCCGACCTGAAGGAGGCGTTCGGCGGCATCGACGGCATCCTGCTGCTCGTCGCCGCCGCCGTCGTCGCGGTGATCCTCGTGCTCGTCTACCGCAGCCCGCTGCTGCCGGTGATCGTGCTGCTGTCCGGCGTGTTCGCGCTCGGCGTCGCCAGCCTCGCGGTCTACCTGCTCGCCGACGCGGGCGCGGTCGACCTCAACGGCCAGAGCCAGGGCATCCTGTTCATCCTCGTCTTCGGCGCGGCCACCGACTACGCCCTGCTCCTGGTGTCCCGCTTCCGCGAGGAGCTGCGCGACACCGAGGACAAGCACGCGGCCATGCGCACCGCGTGGAAGGCCACGATCGAGCCGATCGCCGCGTCCGCGGGCACCGTCGTGCTCGGCGTGCTGTGCCTGCTGTTCAGCGACCTGAACAGCAACAAGGGCCTCGGCCCGGTCGCCGCCACCGGCATCGCCGCCGCGTTCCTGGCGTCCGTGACGTTCCTGCCCGCCGTGCTCGTGCTGTTCGGCCGCGCCGCGTTCTGGCCGCGCCGCCCCGCGCACGGCTCGCCGCACCCGGAGACCAGCGGCCTGTGGGGCAAGGTGGCCCGGCTGGTCGGCGCCAAGCCGCGCGCGACCTGGGTGATCACCGTGCTGGTGCTGCTCGCGGGCGTCGCGTTCGTGCCGCAGCTCAAGGCCTCCGGCACCGCCCAGTCCGACGTCTTCCTCACCGAGGTCGACTCGGTGGCGGGCCAGGAGGTGCTGTCCCGGCACTTCCCCGGCGGTTCCGGCTCGCCCACGGTCGTGCTGGCGCGCGAGTCGTCCGCCGACGCCGTGCTGGCCGCGACCACGGGCGTCGACGGCGTGTCGAACGCGCAGGTCGCGGGCACCGCGCAGGGCCTGGTCCGGATCAACGCGACCCTGGCCGACCCGGCCGACTCCGAGGCCGCGACCGCCACCGTGCAGCGCCTGCGCGACGCGGTCCACGCCGTGGACGGCGCGGAGGCCAAGGTCGGCGGCCCGACCGCGACCCAGCTCGACACCCAGAACACCTCGGCCCGCGACCGCCTGGTGATCATCCCGATCGTGCTGCTCGTGGTGTTCCTGGTCCTGGTGCTGCTGCTGCGCTCCCTGGTCGCGCCGCTGCTGCTGATGGCCACCGTGGTGCTCTCGTTCGGCGCGACCATGGGCGTGTCGGCGCTGCTGTTCAACCACGTGTTCGGCTTCCCCGGCGCGGACCCGGTGGTGCCGCTGTTCGGCTTCGTGTTCCTGGTGGCGCTGGGCATCGACTACAACATCTTCCTGATGACCCGCGTCCGCGAGGAGACCGCGCGCCTGGGCACCAGGGAGGGGATGCTCAAGGGCCTGACCATCACCGGCGGCGTGATCACGTCGGCGGGCGTGGTCCTGGCGGCGACGTTCTCGGCCCTGGCCGTGCTGCCGATCCTGTTCCTGGCGCAGCTGGCGTTCATCGTGGCGTTCGGCGTGCTGCTGGACACGCTGATCGTCCGGTCGCTGCTGGTCCCGGCGCTGGGGGTGGACATCGGGCGGAAGATCTGGTGGCCGTCGAAGCTGGCGCGGCCGGGTCGGGCCGAGGAGGGCGAGCGGGAGCTGGAGAGCAGCGCGTCCTGA
- a CDS encoding glycosyltransferase, translated as MKILFSSLGTFGHTYPVLPLVRAAVEAGHEVVYATTERVHPAIAAAGAEPVAAGWDVRQAVAHQFGRPMRPQDLSPQEQERVSAISFGTVLPERFATDLAPLLERHKPDLVIREVLNPGAALAAAKAGVPALCHGLGRMDAVDLGPALHANVREVAAGLGVEPAGDGLLLGNPLLDICPPAWQRDLGDAERLPLRPVQHSDDVPVPEGVVGRDGKLVYLSLGTVFSDAPVLRGAIDGLAALDARVVVSAGPLVDVDALGELPANVSVHRWLPQGELLRHADLSVHHGGMGTTIGSAVGGAVHLVLPQGADQFGNAEAVVGSGLGRALVGADATVEAITGAARELLVDGERRAAAEAMAAEIAAMPSPEDVVAELGRRV; from the coding sequence GTGAAGATCCTTTTCTCCAGTCTGGGGACCTTCGGCCACACCTACCCCGTGCTGCCCCTGGTGCGGGCCGCGGTGGAGGCCGGGCACGAGGTCGTCTACGCCACGACCGAGCGGGTGCACCCGGCCATCGCGGCTGCGGGCGCGGAGCCGGTCGCGGCCGGGTGGGACGTGCGGCAGGCCGTCGCGCACCAGTTCGGCCGCCCGATGCGCCCGCAGGACCTGTCGCCGCAGGAGCAGGAGCGGGTCTCGGCGATCTCGTTCGGCACGGTCCTGCCCGAGCGCTTCGCCACCGACCTGGCCCCGCTGCTGGAGCGGCACAAGCCGGACCTGGTGATCCGCGAGGTGCTCAACCCTGGCGCGGCGCTGGCCGCGGCCAAGGCGGGCGTGCCGGCCCTGTGCCACGGCCTCGGCCGGATGGACGCGGTCGACCTCGGCCCCGCGCTGCACGCGAACGTGCGCGAGGTCGCGGCCGGGCTGGGCGTCGAGCCCGCCGGTGACGGGCTGCTGCTGGGCAACCCGCTGCTGGACATCTGCCCGCCCGCGTGGCAGCGCGACCTCGGCGACGCCGAGCGGCTCCCGCTGCGGCCGGTGCAGCACAGCGACGACGTGCCGGTGCCCGAGGGCGTGGTGGGGCGCGACGGGAAGCTGGTCTACCTGTCGCTCGGCACCGTGTTCAGCGACGCGCCGGTGCTGCGCGGGGCGATCGACGGGCTGGCCGCGCTGGACGCCCGCGTGGTCGTGTCGGCCGGGCCGCTGGTGGACGTGGACGCGCTGGGCGAGCTGCCCGCGAACGTGAGCGTGCACCGCTGGCTGCCGCAGGGCGAGCTGCTGCGGCACGCCGACCTGTCCGTGCACCACGGCGGCATGGGCACCACGATCGGCAGCGCGGTCGGCGGCGCGGTGCACCTGGTGCTGCCGCAGGGCGCGGACCAGTTCGGCAACGCCGAGGCGGTCGTCGGGTCGGGCCTGGGCCGGGCGCTGGTGGGCGCGGACGCGACGGTCGAGGCGATCACCGGGGCCGCGCGCGAGCTGCTCGTGGACGGGGAGCGCCGGGCGGCGGCCGAGGCGATGGCGGCCGAGATCGCGGCGATGCCGTCCCCCGAGGACGTGGTCGCCGAGCTGGGGCGGCGCGTGTGA